A stretch of DNA from Lawsonibacter asaccharolyticus:
CTGTCTCTCCTTCAGCGGTCCGTCTGACTTTTATCCGCCTGTCGGAAGCTGTCCCTCAGCTCCGCCGCCATTCCTTTGACCCGGGAAAGCTCCTTCTGGTTCCTTCCATTTTTGACCCGGCTGAGCTCATAACAGAAATATTCATACAGGCGGTCCAGGTTCTGGCTGATCGGATACTGGCGGTCCAGCGTGTCATCCAAGTACCGGATGATCTTTACACTTCTGTCTACTGCCGCTTCAAAAGCAGGATAATGCTCCCGCTCCAGTTCGAGCTCTGCCTGGGTCAGCCGCTTCACCAGCTCGTCAAAGAGCAGGAGCAGGAGCTCTCCCTGGGTCATGGTGCTTAACGAGTCCTCCCGGTAGCGTTGGTATCCTCTCATATCCATAGGTGTTGGAATCCTTTCTCTCCTATCCGGCTCAATAGCCTCCCATTAAACCGGAAAGTGTGGAGCTCTGGGAGTTCATCTGCTGGATCAGGACCTCCAACTGAGTGAACTTGTTGGTATAATAGTCCACTTTGTTGGACATCTTATCCTGCCATTTTTCGATCTGTTCATCGATCTCTTTCATCTGATTCAAAAGTGTATTGTCCAGTGCCGCTGTGGGAGAGTACTGCGATCCCGCCTTTTCGATCAGGATGCCCTTTACATCTCCAGTCGTGGCAGCATAGCGGTCCGTCACCTTCTGAATCATCGTCATGAGACCATCTGTGGCCGCTCCGTTGTCCTTGCTCTTGGTGAAGGCATCCCGCACCTGGTCCGGGTTGGTCTCCAGAGCCTCCCGCAGCGCAGTCTCATCCAGGCTGATGGTGGTCAGTCCGTCCTCATAGCTGGTCTTGATCCCGATGGAGCGCAGGAAGGAGCCATCTGCACCGCCTGGCGCAACAGCGCTGCGCAGTGCGTTATACAGAGAGGACAGGTCCCGGTCCATAAAGAGGATCCCGGTCTTGGCCTTTTCCTCATAGGCCTTGATCTCACTCTCCGTCATCCCCTCTTTGTCCTTGTCGGTCAGGGGCTTGTACTTGGAGCCGTCGGACTGTTCCAGCGGCATGTCAGAGTACGCCTTTTTCACCTCGGAGACAATGGCGTTGTAATCTTCCACCATGGATTTGATCGCATCCACAATGGTGTCCGCATTCGTCTTGCTGGTAAAGGTAACGCCCTCACCGTCTGTTTTGAAGAGGTCCTCCGGCTTTTTATTCTTCAGCTCCTCGCTGGTAATGGGGTCCTTTCCCACACCATCTGCGGCATTAAACGTTCCGCTGAAGGTGATATTCATTCCATCCGCCTCAAAGGTGTTGGAACTGCGTGTGAATGTCATGGTCTCACCGTTGATGGTGGCCTGGAATATGGCGTCCTGTCCTTTCACATACTCGGGAGCATTCTCATTTGTTACGCCGCCGAACAGGGCGGCCGCCAGATCCGTTGCATTTCCCTGTCCATCCACAGTCCCATATTCGATCTTACCGCCCTCGCCCGTCTCTTTGGCTGTAAAGACGAACTGGTTGGTGAGTTTGGAATAGCTGACGTTGACCCCCGCCTCTGTATTGCTGTTGATGCCGTTGATCACAGTTTCCAGCGCGGTGTCCTTGGTATAGGTCCCAATCTCCACCCCGTTGATTTTCATGGAATAGAGCTTGTTTCCCTCGCTGTCGATCCGGTTGCCATCCTGATCCACCAGATTTCCCGCTGTGTCATAATATTTCCCATCCTTTTCGATGGGCTTGTTTCCACCGTCCAGTCCCTCGCCTCTCAGGGCAGTCAGACCCTTCATATCCTCTCCCAGCAGATCACCCAGCGTCCGGCTGGTATCCAGATATGAGGTCAGGCCATTCTCCCCCAGGCCCAGCAGCTCGTTGACCGAGGAATTGACGGACAGGGTGTTTCCATTGGCCACCTGGAACGTGAGGGCGTTGTTCGCATCTGTCGTTCCCACGGTGATCTTTCCGGCGCCAAAGGCGTCCGCAATGGACTCATTCAGAGTGCGTGCAAATGCCTTGATATAGGTTTCACCATTCTGCGGTGTCACCTCGCCCACTTTGATCTGCTTGGTCTGCCCGTTAAGGGTGATGGTAAGGGGCTTGTCCCGGAGATACTCTGTTGTGGATACGCGTTCGGTCACGGCTTTGTCAGTATCCAGCCGGATGCTACTTGATTTGCCGCTGATGGTATCCTCCAGCTCCATCACCATGTCCTTGAAGTCCCCGGAAGCTCCGCTGATATAGATGCTGTTCCCGGCACCGGATTTGTCGCTGAACCCGATCCCATGAGGTCCCACTTCTACCCCGATCACCTCAGAGGCAGAGACCACATTTCCACTGGAAGTGGTGATTTTCTGGTCGGCCAGCTTTTTCTCTACCGCTTCCTTAAACTTATCCAAGTCCAGCTTTCCGTCTTTTCCGGAAAAATCCTCCAGCTCCCCGAAGTCCAGGGTGATGTTCTGATTTCCATAAGTCAGCGTGAGCGATCCGCTCATGGTGCTGACCTGTATCTCCTTCCCCAGATCGATCTCCTCACCCTCTACGGTGATCTGACCGTCCTTCGCACTCGCGCCCAGAGAGTTGTTGACCGTATAGCGGGCGGCGGTGGCAAGCTGGGCCACCGCATTGAGCACCACATTGCTGCTGGTCTTTCCAGAGGCAGTCACCAGATTGGAAAACGTCCCATTGGGGGTGGTCACCACCGCATTGTTGAAAAAGCTGGAACTGAGCAGGTTTGTGCTGGAGGTATAAGAGGCATATTTCCGTGCGAATTCCACCAGTTTGTTGGAAATGCTCTGGTACGCCTGCTGCTGCCACTGGAGCACCGTGCGGTTCTGCTCCAGTCCCGAAATTTTCTGCTGGTAGCCCTGGACCATTCCCTCGATCATGGATTCCGTGTCCAGTCCGCTGGCCAGTCCGGAGATGATGTTGGAATTTCTGTTTCCATAAATGCTTCCGCTGGAGGTGCTGCCAGTCAAGCTTCCGATCGATGCCATGTTTCCTTCACTCCTTTGACACGGCTGTCCCCCCAGGACAGCACTGTAATAGATTGACAATCCAGTTTATTTTGAGTAAAATCAATTTGCACATCGTTTTTACTCCTTACTACCTCGCTTTTTATATCGTCCGGAATCGTCAAAAATTAAGAGCTGATACCGCATTTTCTTGCGGCGCCCTTATGCCAGACTGCGCACAGGCTTTTCCGGAACTGACGAAAGGAGAAGTAAAGGGGTATGTCACCAACTATTATCTCGATCACCAATCAGAAAGGCGGCGTCGGAAAGACAACAACTGCCTGCGCCCTTCTGTCCTCCCTGCATAACCGCGGGGCCAAGGTCCTGGGCGTGGATCTGGACCCGCAGGGGAGTCTGAGCTTCAGCCTCGGTCTTGATATTGAGCACTGCGTCACGATCTACGATGTATTCCGCGGGACCGCTTCCCCTGAACAGGCCGTCTCCCCTACAGATACCTGCGATCTTCTTCCAGCCAATATCCTTCTCTCCGCAGCCGAACTGGAATTTCAGAAGCCGGGGCGGGAATTTCTGCTGAAAACCGCCCTGTCAAAGCTCCAGGACCGATATGATTTCATCATCATCGACACTCCTCCCGCCCTTAATATTCTGACCGTCAACGCCTATGTCGCCACTGACGGCCTGATCATTCCCATGGCGCCGGAGGTACTCAGCCTGCTGGGCGTCTCCCAGATCAAAGAGACCATTGACAGTGTGCGGGAGTATTATAATTCCCGCCTGCGGGTCATGGGCATTCTGCTCACTCGTTTTAATCCCCGGCTGAATCTCAATCGGGAAATGCTGGAGCTCTCCCAGCAGATGGCGGAACAGCTGGATACCAGAGTATTCCAGACTAAGATCCGTAACAGCGTCTCGGTGGCGGCGGCCCCGGCTCACGGGATCAGCATCGTAGATTACTCTCCCCACTCCAAGCCCTCCCAGGATTATGAGTGTCTGTGTGATGAGCTGGCCGGCGCCGCCTTTCCCCGCAGGACCCATCAGGATGGGCCCGGGAGGGATGTGTGATGGCGGGCAAAAACAGCCGAAGCAGCAAAACGGCCCATGTGCTGAATCTTCTTTCCGGCGGCACGCCGGAGGTAAAGCCGGACGCGGTGCCGCCCCCCAGGGAAGCACCTCCCCCCGCCCCTTTGGAGCCTGCCCCCCCTGCTTCAGACATGTCCGTGCCGGAGGCTCCGTCCTCTGCTGCGCGCCGTCTCTCCCCGCCCATTTTGGAGGTGGCCCGCAGCAACAATGCTGCGCTGTCAGAGAGCATCCACACTGCGCTGGAATCCGCACTTCAGGAGGAGCTGGCCTCCTCGGAGCAGACTGCCGCCCCCTCTCCGGTCCCTCCTGCATCTCCCGCTTCCGCAGCGGAGGGAGAAGCTTCTCCCCAGGTTTTGGACACTCCGCCCCCCACTCCTTCTGCTCCCGCTCCTTCTGCTCCCGCTCCCTCTCCTTCCGTGCCGGAGCAGGCATCCACAGAGCTGTCAGACGGCGCAGAGCTCTTCAATGTGATGCAGCTCTTGGTGGCGGAAAAGCTGGAACGTTATGTAAAGCTGTTTGGCCTTTGCAGCTGTCCCCGCTGTCTGGCGGACGCCGAGGCACTGGCTCTCACCCGGCTCCCGGCCCAATATGCCGTGTTTCCGCCAGATCTGCTCCCCACCAAGCTCAGTGTGTACCGGGCCCGGTATGACAGCGAGATCACCAGGCAGATCATCTGGGCCTGCAAATCTGTGATGGACTCCCCCCGGCATATCCTGCCCGCCGGCTCTCGCTGACAGAAAATTTTTATTTCCCCAGCGATCCTCGCTTTTTCCGGCCTACAGATCGATCCTCCCTCTAGTCTACAGAGGATATGGATCATGAAGAATATGATCGCTTCTCAAAAGAAGGGGAATGTGGAAATGGGCTTGAATTACCATAATCTGATGGAGGATATCGTGCTGCAGCATGTAGATAGGATCTTGGAGGCGGACGGCTGCTACTGCTGCGACATCTGTAAATCTGATGTGATCACCTATGCGCTGAACCATCTCCCCCCGCAGTATGTGGTGACGGATACCGGGCGCATGATGGTCAAGCTGAAGAATTGTGACTCTCAGAACCGCACAGATGTGCTCGCCGCCCTCAGCAATGCAGTCAAGCTGATCCGGGACAACCCGCGTCATTGACGCAGCAGGCCCCGCCATATTGGTGGGGCCTGCGACTGCCTAAAAGTGGCGGAGTCACTTTTAGGGCAGCATCAAACGTTATCCGCCGCCTGTGGGCGCCGGACCTCCGCAGGAGCGCTTTTTTGACAAACTGAGGCCCCCCGCCATATTGGCGGGGGGCCTCAGGCGCTCTCAGCTCTTCCGGTTGATAGACCTTGCCTGCAGGTTGAAGATATCCCTGCACAGCTGGTCCTCCTGCCCCGGACGCAGGTCATAAAAGCTGCACCCATAAGAATACCAGCCCTTTCCGGCATCTATCCGCTCCACCCTCCGCACCAGGCAAAGCAGGGTATAGAGCTCCCCCTCCTGCCTCAACCGAAATCCAGACAGCTCCAGCACTTCCCCCTCTATATACCGGCCCTGACTGTAAAATTTCACCCCGCTGATGCTTATATCGACCAAATTGCAGGGCTGCTTTCTCCCCTCCCGGTCAGTCAAAATGCCGCGGCCTCTCACCATCTGTCGGAAGTTCTCTCGCCTCTCCGGCCCAGATACAACGTTCTCCAGTTCGATCCACCAGTGGTCCGCTGCGTTCCGCTCCACCTGTCCATAGGCGATCATCACCTTGCCCTGCTCCTGTCCCATATAGATGTGTACCTTTACCGGTTCATGGTATAAAACACCCCCGGGAGTTCCCTCCCCTTTACGCAGCTCTGCACAGAGCCGGCCGCCTGCCCTGTCGTATTCCTGTATCCTCCCCACAAAGAGAAGATGATTTTCCCGGGTCAGCACCTCGCATATCGCGCCCAAAGCACTGGAGAGGTCCTCTTCATATTTGGGGCTCATAGCCTCTCACCTTCCATTTTCCTATTTCCAACTCAGAATATCTTCTTTTTTCTGCGACTCCAAAACCTGACGCATTTCTTCCCACTCCAGAGGCTTGTAGAAATAAAATCCCTGGATAAAGTCGCACTCTGTCTGGCGGACGATATCCAGCTCCTCTTTTGTCTCTACGCCCTCTACACAGACTTCCTTTCCGAACTGATGGCAGGCGTAGACCACGCTCATGATAAACCTCATCTTTTCCTTGGAGGTAGTGATCTCCCGCATCAGAGTCCGGTCCAGCTTGATCAGGTCAGCCGGATACTGCAGAAGAAGCTGCAGCCCGGAGTAGGCACTTCCAAAATCGTCCAGAGCAAACCGTATCCCGATCTGCTTGCACTGCCGGATAAAGCGCTGAAGATGCTCCGGCATCTCGTCAAAATGGGTCTCTGTCAGCTCGATCAGCAGATTTTCCGCCGGTATCTGGAAGCGCTCCATGGTATCTTCTAAAAAAGGGAAAAACTTTTGATCCATGATCTGGAGATAGCTGACATTGACCGAGAGCCGGAAATCCGGCTGATACTTCAGGATCTCCTTCCCTTTCCGCATGGTCTCCTCCAGAATCCATTTCCCTACCGGAGCAATCATTCCCGTCTGCTCCAGTATCGGGACAAATTTGGAAGGTGATATCTCTTTCCCCTCGTTCTTCCAGCGCAGCAGCACCTCACCGCCGAACATCCGTCCGTTTTTTGTCTCTACCTGGGGCTGGATCACAATGCGGAAGCCTTGGAACCCATGTTCAATGCATGCATTCAGAGCCATGCTCATGTCGGTATGCTCCTGATAGGTCTTTGTCATATGGGACGAAAATTCAAGATAATCCAAATCTGGGAACGCTTTTGCTGTATGGGCTGCCGTGATCACATTGTCGACCAGCTCCTGGGCCTCTCTCTGTCCCGCTGCGCTGTGGAGCACCCCAATGGCACAGGGGGAAACAACATGGATCTTATATTTTCTGAATATGTCTTTTATGATCTTTTGGATCGATGCCACCGCCCCTTCCGGCTCCAGCACCGTTTGAGAGACTGCCAAAAAACGCGCTCCGTCTATCCGATAAAAATAGAACTGCACGCCCAGATTCCGCTCCAGCTGCCAGCCGATCTCTTTCATCACCGCGTCTCCAATGTCCCGGCCGAAGACGTGGTTAACATCGGAAAATTTTCGGAGCACGATGCACATCAGCATTGTCTCGATCCCAAGCCTGTTGAACTCCGAGATCCGCTTCAGGGCAAGGGAAAGGTTGAGCAGTCCGGTGATCGGATCCACCTCCGACTCATTTTTCAGGCTGACCATGCTCCCAGAGAAAAACAGCGGCTCTGTCTTATCCTCATTCCACTTCATGATCCCCCGGCAGTGCAGCCAGGTCAGCTCTCCATTTTTGTCATAGATTCGATAGCGGACGCTGTGACTCTCCCGCTTTTCCCTGAGCATGGCCCTCGTATCCTCGACATGCATCTGCTGGTCCGGCCCATAGATGCGCTGCTCCAGCAGCGACACAAAATTGGGAACAATATTCCCCGGGAAGCAGAAGTCCTCCTTTAAATTGTCGGAAATATAATATAGATTTTTCCTCATATCTCCGAAATAGATATAGAAGGAAGAGCCCGTCATGGTCAGCGATTTCAAAAAGGAGGTCACATCAAAATAGCAGTCCCTCACAAAGGCATGGAGCGCATCCTGACTCTGCACAAGCTCCCTGTCATCATGCTCCATCCGGTGCTCTTCCAGTCCATCTGTCAGGCCGCACAGGCGGTAATATGTCCGTTTATTCTCGTACATATTTTCGTCCGCCTCATTCATCAGGTCATTGAAGCTTTTTCCGCCGGCCTGACACCAAGCGCTTCCGATGGACAGCCAGCAGCGGCTGGATACCGCCGCCGCTTTCAGCTGCTCCACACTCTCCTGAAACTTCTCCCTGCCTACCCCTTCCCGCACCACCAGAAACTCGTCCCCGCCCATGCGGAAGATCTGGTCCACAGGAAACATCCCTCCTAAGACCTGATAGGCTTGTATGATCGTTCGGTCCCCGCTGGCATGCCCAAACCGGTCATTGACCCGCTTCAGGCCGATCAGATCACAGTAGATCAGCCCCATGTCCCGCTCCAGATGTGCTCTGGCTAAGTAGGAATTGAGCGCGTACCGATTCATCGCGCCAGTCATCTGATCACGAAAGCTGATCTGCTCCAGATTCCGGATCAGGTCCCTCTGCTGTATGAGAGAGACAATAAAATGAGACAGGATCTTGCACATCTCCGCCACTGCGTTCATCTGTTTCTCTGGTGGGTCGTCTATGCGCACAAAGCCGACTACCTCCGCTTTGGCCAGAAGCGGGATCAGGATCATACGCCGGACCTGCTCCGGAGACAGCACCTTAGACAGCGCCGGCATATCCCGGCACAGCTTTTCCATATCTGTCAGCAGCAGCGGCTCGTTATGAAAAAATGTTTCATACCACTTTGTCACGGGTTCCGCCACACTCAGCTCCAGCAGTTTTTTCTCCGGCGCCTTCCCCGCCCTGCTCCAGCTATAGGTGTTGAGCAGCCATTTTCGCTCCCTGCTCTCGTAGATCATCACTGCATTGCAGGAAATATGGGTCCCGAGATAATGGAGCATGAAGCTTAATGCCTCATCCATGTCTGTGACGGCACGCACCTTCAGAAAGCACTCATTGATCAGCTCTTCATAATGACGCACCGCGGCAAGATCCAGCTTCTGCGCTTCCTGCTTTTCCTTCTCCACATCCATGGCAAATTCCATGCGGTACTGTCTGCCCTCGTACTCAACGATGGTGTCCTTGATCCGATAGGGGGCTTTGAGCAGAGGATTTCGATAGGTCCATTCAATGAATTTGCCTTCCTTCAGCTGTGAATTTGTACAGAATGGACATGGCTCTCTCCTTCCCTGCAAAACCTCATAACACTTTTTCCCTGCGTAGTTGTCCTCATCCTCGATTCTAAATACAGAGCGGCCGTACCGGTTCAGGTACACCAGCTCATAGGTCTCTACATCCGCCACATAGAGGATCTCTTCCAGGTCCTCAAAGTGCTCCCAAACTGGTATCATGTCTCTTCACCCTCACACTCGACTTTCCACTGCAGCAAAAAACCGGGACGGCTGACCCCCCTGTTCTCTGTCAGCCGTCCCGGTCCTGTCAGGTCCCGCGCTCCTCCGCCAGGCCCGCCTCCAGCTGGCTGGGCTCCGGACGTGTGATTTCGTTCCACACCCGGTTTACTTCCTCCATACAGCTGAAATAAAGGCTGGTCAGCAGGTTGGTCGGGATACCCAGCCCCTCCGCGAGTTCGTCAATTCTTGCCCAGTTGGCTCGCTCGTAGGACAGTGCCAGATCATAGAGCATACCGCACCGCCCTGTGTGATGCAAAAGCCCCTCCTTCGCCTCTGCGCACAGGGGGATCTGCTCCAGGATCTCTTCCAGCGGTGCGTCGATCAGATAGTTCAGAGTAGAAAACATCCCCATCAGATATGCCTCCGGCTTGGAGATGGGCATGTCTTTCGCATAGTTCATCAGGTTGCTGCAGAAGCTTGCTCTCATAAAGGACAAGCGCAGGAATTCCTCTGCTCCCTCTTCCATCTGGTTTTCTGCATTGCTTGCGCTCAGCAGATAGACCCACTGCTTCAGTTCGCTCAGTCCCATGGTCATGATGGCCTGACGCACAGTAGCCACCTTGTGTCTCAGGGCAAAATAGCAGGAATTTGCCATCTTCAGCAGGCCATAGGTCAAAGTAGCATCCACCGAAATGATCTGCTCGATCTCCTCCACATCAGGCTCATCCCTGGTCACCGCCACCATCAGGCGGAAGAAATTGCTTTGCAGGTAGCCGCTG
This window harbors:
- a CDS encoding flagellar protein FliS, whose product is MDMRGYQRYREDSLSTMTQGELLLLLFDELVKRLTQAELELEREHYPAFEAAVDRSVKIIRYLDDTLDRQYPISQNLDRLYEYFCYELSRVKNGRNQKELSRVKGMAAELRDSFRQADKSQTDR